CCGATAAGCTGCGTAAGGGGCAATTAGAAGAGCACGAATTTCAACAACTAAATGCCAAAATAGGCAAACTTGCCGAAGCTCCTATTTTTATTGATGACACCCCTGCCCTATCCGTGTTTGAGTTGCGCGCAAAGGCACGTAGGTTAAAAGAAAATCACAATATATCGATGGTGGTAATTGACTATTTGCAATTAATGACCGCAGGTGGTGAGAATAAAGGAAATAGAGAGCAAGAAATTAGTACCATATCTCGTTCGTTAAAAAGTTTGGCAAAAGAGCTAAATATACCGGTTATTGCGCTATCGCAGCTTAGCCGTGCTGTTGAAACAAGAGGTGGTAATAAAAAACCTCAACTTTCTGATTTAAGGGAATCGGGAGCAATTGAGCAAGATGCAGATATGGTAATGTTTTTGTATAGACCGGAATATTACGGCATGGAAGGCGCATCTCCTGATTTGCCGCCAGATGCAGCGGAAGTAATTATTGCTAAACACAGAAATGGTTCATTAAAAGATGTTCCTCTTCGATTCATTGGCAGGTTGGCTAAGTTTGTTAATTTAGATTCCGGTCCGAGTTTTTCGGAATCAACTCACTACAATCCTGCACAAGGATTGCAGCCTTCTGATGAGTTTGGAAGTAACATTGTAATTAAGGGCTCAAAAATGAATGATATTGACGAAGAAGCTCCGTTCTAATATTATAAATAGCTTGTTGCTTCCGGGCCGCAATTAAACAGCAAATCGATAATGCTTAAGTTAGGAACGAACCCAAATTTGTCAGAAAATACTTGAATGTATTTTTTTGTAGGATGTACTATCGTTTCTGAGTTGTTGTGAAAATGTGTTCTCAAATCTAACTTATTCAAAAGTATCGATTTTTCTATGTATTCAGACGATAGGGTGATTTCTTTTTTTATTTTTAATAGCTTTAAAACTAGATTTAATAAATCTGTATTAAAATCGATTAAAAACACGTTGTTTGATTTTTCGTAAAAGGCAATGAAATCATCTTTGTAAAATTCAAAATACGGAGAGCGATTGTATGCCGATTCTATTGACTTCCAATGTTTTTTTTGCCAGTTTTCTTTATACGATATTCTACAATCTTTAACTATCGATTTATTTTTCCTGTCGTCTAACGGAATAACCAATTTTAAAATACCATTTGCCGATAAAATTTCGCATCGGTTTCTATACGTTTGTTTTTCAAAATATTCAAATTGATCAATAACCGTAGAATTTCCGGAACAAATCGCAGTAAAATAAGTAATTGGAGGTAAGTACCCCGAAGGGACAACTGTAGAAAAATCCATTAGTTAAGCTTTGGCTCCATTGATTTAATGGCTTCTTCAATTTGCAAAACTATTTCATCTACATTTTGCGATTTAACAAAATGTGGTCGTCCGAAAAGTATAGTAGAATCATGAGGAACTAAAACCGTATCTCCTTTAGGTAGCGATTTTCCTAACCCTTGCATGTAAACCGGTATAAATGGAACGTCCGGAAAATCCTTCAGCAACAACCCTATTCCTTTTTTGAATTTTTGAAATTTTTCAGGTTCTCCTCTCGACCCTTCCGGAAAAATAATTATAGATTCGCCTTTTGCTAACACGCCTTGCATAATCTCAATTGGATCGGGGTCTCCGGGCTTTTCCGCACGCTTTCTGGGAATTAATATGGCATTTACAAATGCCTTGGTAAAAAATGCTTTTACGGGAGATGAACCAAAATAATCTCCTGCAGCTACTGGATGCACACTTTTAAGTTTTTTAAACGGTACTACCGATAAAATTGCTACCGTATCAATATGGCTATTATGATTTGCCACAATGATATATTGTTTATTTATTCGCAAAACCTCTTCATTAATGTATTTCACACCAACAAATAATTTCAGAAAATTTCGCATCACTAGGTGATAAACAAAACCTAAAAAAATAGTTCTCATTTAGCGTAATACAATTGGTAAACAATATGAAAAAAAACTGGTGCGGAAATAGCCAATGAGTCTATTCTATCTATCATTACTCCTTTTTTCGAAAGAGTGGCATTAGGGTCTGTAACACCCATTTCTTGTTTAAGTGCATTGCCTATAATATCGCCCACAAAACCTAGAATGGCAAGTATAAAGCTGATAACAATTGCTTCTTTTTCCGAAAACGGTGTCAAGAATCGCAACCAATAACCTGCCAAAATGGTAAGCAATATGCCCCCAATAAAACCTTCCCATGTTTTATGAATATTTGTTTTTTTCATCATTTTAAATCGTCCAAATAAACTTCCCCAAGTGTATTGAAAAATATCGTTTATCTCCGTTAACGAAACTACAAACAAAACTAAACCAGCGCTTCCCGCAGAAACACCCGGCAAATCAGGCAAAGACAGCAAATAGGCCATGTGGCTTATGCTAAATACTGTAAGCATTAAATGTCCTGGTAAAACAGCCATTGCTCTTGCAATATTTACCAAATCGCCACGCAAAACCAATAAAAATGGGATAAGAACGTGCATGAAAATTGGAATAAATACCAAAAACAAGGTGTAGTAGCCTTTATATGCTAAATAATATTGAACCGGTATAGAAAGAAAAGATACTGCAATAGCATGTCTATCACTTTCTCGCACATTTTTGCTGATACTGATTAGTTCTCGGTAGGTGATAAAAGAAATAAAAGCAAAACATATATACGGTACTATTGGATTAAATATGGTAGTAGCAGTAATTAAGGCCGCCATTACCCACCATGATTTGGTTCTTGCGCTAAGCTCTTTAAATTCTCCCCCTGGTGTTTTTAATCCTCTTAAGTAGAATAATAATGTAACAAACAACAAGACCCCAAATATGATAGCTATTACTATCAATAAATCATAGGTTTCGTAAAACTTGTTTAGCTTAAACATATTTCTTTGCAGTGGGGGCTAAAGTATTTAAAAATGTCGAAAATAAAAAACCAATGAATTTGAGGCTAATTGTGGAAAAATGAATAAATCATAATAGTTAATTTCCAGCGAGGGATTCAAAAAATACAATTTTGTACATTTGCAGCACTTGAATTTTGCATTAACATATAATTACATTAAGACCAATAAACTGCTATTTCTATTTAGTTTATTCTCTTTTGTGCTGAAATCTCAATCAACAATAGATTCGACTTCTTATAGTTTACGGATACTGTGTGCCAATTTGGGCAATGCCTCTTTTAAATATAGAAGTTGGGAATATAAATTACATAACGCAGAAGAAGTATCAAATTCAAACAAATACATTACAGCTTGGCAACCGGATATACTATTACTCTCCGAAGTATATCAAAGTGCACAGATGAATACCACTGTTCAAAACGGACCTATTTTGCCTAGCTCCTACTCTTTTGCTTGTGGAAAGAGTATTGATAGAACCACAGGTAAAACAGCCGAGTATATTCAGCAAAACGCATCACATGAGCATGAATGTATTGCTTGGAAAACAGAAAAATTTATGTTGGTTGACGGTAGCGAAAAATCTGTTGCCGGTAGGAATGATAGTTTGGGAAAAGAAATTTGCAATTACGACTTTACAGGATTTAGGGTTAACCTGGTTTACAAAACTACCAACGATACAATTACGGCTATTGTTGTTCATCCTGATTCTAGAAAAAAAGCATGCAGAATAGTTGAGATAGAAAACTATTGGAGTCAACTTGCCGGAAATAACACGAATGTAGTTATTGGGGGCGATTGGAATACGGAAGATAATTCGGAATTACAAAAACCATCTAATTTTCAAACTGTTTTTAGCAAGGGAAATTATTGGGGACTAAGACATAACCCTAAAAATCATACTAACTATTTTTTACTTTATGGCTACAGGCACTTAGACCACGTGTATTCAAACTTCGGAAAGCCTTGTACTAATTGCGGTAGCAGCTATGGAACCATAAATCTGCCCCATGCAGTTGAAGTTGGCGGCTACAATGGACACCCAAGAATTGATGGTGGCTTTGGAATGGATCATAGGCAAATACTTTTTGATATGCATATTACCTCAAAGAAGTTAGATTAATCGACAAAAAATTACGGAGAAACCTACTGTTAAGCTACCTGGTAATTACTACAAAATCTTGAATTACTGTTTTTAAAAACGTATCAGGACTGGGAACTTTATCTTTAATCTCTAGTAACTTACAAACCTTATCAGCTAATAAAATAAGAGCATATTGATGTGCTGAATTTTTGTATTTAATGGAACGATCTATAGTTTCTTTTATAAGTAGTATATCCGATTCGGACAACTTGCTAACATTGGGATAAACGGGGGTGTATTTTTGCACATCAACAATATTGGCAATTGCATCCAGCTTAGGTTGATACGTAGGATTTAAGCGTACCAAAACAGTGTCGCCTATTACATCACCCAAACGTTGTCCTTTTCCACTCGACTTTATCATTGTAACACCAATTGCACCGCTCGACATATACACATCTACCAACTTAAACGCCCACCTTGCCATGTAATTAAACAATTCAGGTCTTTGCCCATCCAATCGCATCACTCTTATTTTTGTTGCTTTCTTACCAAACGTTTGTCCTTTAAAAATAATTTCTTGCACAAAAGAAGAAAATATAAAAACAAGAATAGGAAACACCCAAAAAAGCTCGCTTTCTATTATTCCAACTATTGCTCCCATAAAGCTTAAAATAGCAATGAAAATGCCAACAAAAATCAAATCGAGCATTGCTGCAATAAATCGTTCTTTAGTAGATGCAACTTCGTATTGAATGGTTACATTTTGTGTAGTTGGAATATCTATAGTTATCATTTAACCGAAACAATATTTTTCTGTATATTGAATATGCATAATTTATTTAGAATAATCATTGAAGGAAACCCAATTTATAAACAAAAACAAGCATAAGTGGCAAGAGTTTGAAAAACTTTTGACTGATTCGAATGCCGATTCAGATAAACTGTCTTCTTTATTTATTGAAACTACTCATGATTTATCTTATGCCAGAACCTTTTATAACAACCGCTCTATAAAGGTTTACATAAACAATGTAGCCCAGAAAATAATTTATGAGCTGTACAAACACAAATCAAAGAATATATTTAGTTCTATAAAACATTTTTGGACAGATGAATTGCCTCAAATTATTGTTCACTGTAGAAGAGAGTTTATTATTTCCACTTTTATCTTTTTACTTTCTGTGTGCATAGGTGTTTTTTGTACGGTGTATGATGAAACATTTACTACCAATATTCTTGGTTCAAACTATGTAAATATGACCCAAGAAAACATAGCCAAAGGCGATCCTATGGCAGTGTATAAGCAACCGGGGCAAGTGAGTATGTTTTTTCAAATTACGCTTAATAATATATGGGTAGCTTTTATAACTTTTATTGGAGGTGCTTTGTTGGGTGTTGGTACAATTGCATCGTTATTGGCTAATGGCATTATGCTTGGAACTTTTCAGTATTTCTTTATTCAACGAGGTTTATTTATAGAATCGTTTTCTACTATTTGGCTGCATGGAACAATCGAAATTTCTTCTATTGTTATTGCAGGTGCTGCCGGGCTTGTGCTTGGGAAGGGAATTGCTATTCCCGAAACCTACACTCGAGCTCAATCTTTATACATACACGGAGTATTGAGCTTAAAAATTTTAGCAGGAACAATTCCTCTTTTTATTTTTGCAGGCTTTATAGAAAGTTTTATTACACGTTACAGCGAAACTCCTCTGTTTGTAAAGTTCTTGTTAATAGGGTTGTCAGGAGCTTTTATAATAGGTTACTACGTATATTTTCCTTACAAAAAAAAGAAATCTGGTTTTGAAAAAACACTACAATTCAATAAAATAAAACCATTCAACTATACTTGGGATTTTTCCAAAATTAAAACCACAGGCGAAATTATATACGAAACATTCGTTTTTTTGCGCATATACAGCTCTGCTATTATAAAAGCTATTTTAGTACTTAGTATAATATTAATACCTGCCTTTCATTATACACTTGATGAAACACAAACTATAAGATTCAATACTGTAATAAGCATAAGCAATACACTAGATGAGCTTTTTAGAGATTTGAATTTTAGCAATCCATACTTTATGGCATCGGCAATTGTTGTTGCTATTTCGATAAGTTCATTTTTGCATTTTAAATTTTCGTCATTACGAAATAGGGTAAATAACAACAAAATGAAAGCAATTGGGCTAATTTTTTCAAACGCACTGATTATTTCATTTTTATGTTTATTTATTCAAGAAACAAGCATAACTATTTCTCTTTTTTTATTATCACTTTATACCTCTTGCAGTTTGTTTATTACAACCGGAATTTCTACCGAAGATGCTCCGTTAATTGAGAGGATAAAGAAATCATTTTCGTTGCTCACTAAATCTATCTCTGCTTTCATTCCAGTTTTTTTAATACTTTTTATATGCAGTATAGCTTTATTTATGGGATTTCAAAGTAGTTTAGATTTTTTATGGTCAAGATTTTTAAATACAAGTGTAGATGGAGACAACTTTGTTAGAATAAGCCGATTCATCCACTACTTGCTTACGGGAGCTACCCTATGTTTTGTTCTATTGCTGCCAAGTATTGGTTTTTTATTTATTTATTTTTCAGAAAAAGAAAGAGTGTCTGCTACTAGCCTATTGCAACGAATTGAAAAACTAGCAATACATGAAAAATAGTTATTCTTTCATACTGTTGGTTTTAATGTTGCTTTTGGGTGAGTGTATTTTAGCTTCCCAAACTAACGAAATCAAATCGAAAAAGTTTGACAGAAACCATTGGAAAGAAATCACAAAAAAAATAGATTACACAGAACAAGAAGTTAAACAGAAAGAAAATAGTACGCAGAATAATTTAGATTTTTCCATCCCGGGATTTTCAATTGGAATTTTAAAATTGCTTGTATATGTTGTAGCTATTCTCGTTTTAATTTACATTCTATACTTTTTTATTTCAAAAGTGGCATTATCCAACAAGGCAGACAAAAGCAAAAGTGTAAATATAGAAGATATAGAAAACGAACATATAGACAACTTAGATTTGTCGGCCCTTCTAAAAAAAGCGCTGGAACAGAGTAATTATAAACTGGCTATTCGTATTCAGTTTCTAATTACATTAAAAAAACTTTCCGACACAAAAAAGATTGAATGGAAAAAAGAAAAAACAAATTATGATTATGTGCAAGAACTTTCCAAATGGAAGCTTATTAAGGAATTTTCTTTTTTAACATCAATTTTCAATAGCGTTTGGTATAATAAAAATGAAGTTGATTTAGCAATATATACACAAACATTGCCCCATTTTGATTTAGTGAATAAGCATTTAGATACAACTATTGATAAAAAATAGGCAACTCGTAATCATAATTGCTTGTGTTTCATTGGTAGCAATTGCCTGCTTCTACTTATACACCAATTTTAACTCCCAAAAATATAATTGGACTGAAAACTACTATGATAACAACGACCAACCTTACGGCACTTTACTCATAAAAAAAATACTTGAACACAATTGCACACCTAAAAAACTAACCACCTTAACCGGAAACTTGGATAAACTAAAAGAATTAGATTCTACCGGATACAATTATATTTTTATTGGCGATTACCAAGTTTTATCGGACGATGAATACAACACGCTTTTAAATTTTATTTACAACGGGAATTCCGGATTTATTTCTGCTAACTATTTAGACAAAAAACTAGAATTTTTTATTGATAGTAATTTGGTTTTTCGAGACTATCGAATAAACAATAAAATAGTAAGTGCGAATTTTTATGATGATGCATTAAAAAATGGAAATGAGGGCTATCAATTTTA
The sequence above is a segment of the Bacteroidota bacterium genome. Coding sequences within it:
- a CDS encoding WbqC family protein gives rise to the protein MDFSTVVPSGYLPPITYFTAICSGNSTVIDQFEYFEKQTYRNRCEILSANGILKLVIPLDDRKNKSIVKDCRISYKENWQKKHWKSIESAYNRSPYFEFYKDDFIAFYEKSNNVFLIDFNTDLLNLVLKLLKIKKEITLSSEYIEKSILLNKLDLRTHFHNNSETIVHPTKKYIQVFSDKFGFVPNLSIIDLLFNCGPEATSYL
- a CDS encoding 1-acyl-sn-glycerol-3-phosphate acyltransferase — encoded protein: MKYINEEVLRINKQYIIVANHNSHIDTVAILSVVPFKKLKSVHPVAAGDYFGSSPVKAFFTKAFVNAILIPRKRAEKPGDPDPIEIMQGVLAKGESIIIFPEGSRGEPEKFQKFKKGIGLLLKDFPDVPFIPVYMQGLGKSLPKGDTVLVPHDSTILFGRPHFVKSQNVDEIVLQIEEAIKSMEPKLN
- a CDS encoding phosphatidate cytidylyltransferase; protein product: MFKLNKFYETYDLLIVIAIIFGVLLFVTLLFYLRGLKTPGGEFKELSARTKSWWVMAALITATTIFNPIVPYICFAFISFITYRELISISKNVRESDRHAIAVSFLSIPVQYYLAYKGYYTLFLVFIPIFMHVLIPFLLVLRGDLVNIARAMAVLPGHLMLTVFSISHMAYLLSLPDLPGVSAGSAGLVLFVVSLTEINDIFQYTWGSLFGRFKMMKKTNIHKTWEGFIGGILLTILAGYWLRFLTPFSEKEAIVISFILAILGFVGDIIGNALKQEMGVTDPNATLSKKGVMIDRIDSLAISAPVFFHIVYQLYYAK
- a CDS encoding RDD family protein, giving the protein MITIDIPTTQNVTIQYEVASTKERFIAAMLDLIFVGIFIAILSFMGAIVGIIESELFWVFPILVFIFSSFVQEIIFKGQTFGKKATKIRVMRLDGQRPELFNYMARWAFKLVDVYMSSGAIGVTMIKSSGKGQRLGDVIGDTVLVRLNPTYQPKLDAIANIVDVQKYTPVYPNVSKLSESDILLIKETIDRSIKYKNSAHQYALILLADKVCKLLEIKDKVPSPDTFLKTVIQDFVVITR
- a CDS encoding stage II sporulation protein M, with product MKETQFINKNKHKWQEFEKLLTDSNADSDKLSSLFIETTHDLSYARTFYNNRSIKVYINNVAQKIIYELYKHKSKNIFSSIKHFWTDELPQIIVHCRREFIISTFIFLLSVCIGVFCTVYDETFTTNILGSNYVNMTQENIAKGDPMAVYKQPGQVSMFFQITLNNIWVAFITFIGGALLGVGTIASLLANGIMLGTFQYFFIQRGLFIESFSTIWLHGTIEISSIVIAGAAGLVLGKGIAIPETYTRAQSLYIHGVLSLKILAGTIPLFIFAGFIESFITRYSETPLFVKFLLIGLSGAFIIGYYVYFPYKKKKSGFEKTLQFNKIKPFNYTWDFSKIKTTGEIIYETFVFLRIYSSAIIKAILVLSIILIPAFHYTLDETQTIRFNTVISISNTLDELFRDLNFSNPYFMASAIVVAISISSFLHFKFSSLRNRVNNNKMKAIGLIFSNALIISFLCLFIQETSITISLFLLSLYTSCSLFITTGISTEDAPLIERIKKSFSLLTKSISAFIPVFLILFICSIALFMGFQSSLDFLWSRFLNTSVDGDNFVRISRFIHYLLTGATLCFVLLLPSIGFLFIYFSEKERVSATSLLQRIEKLAIHEK